The nucleotide sequence CCTTTCACTTCTGACACTGTCATGCCAGAAATACCTACTTCAGCGAGGGCTTCACGTACATCATCCATTTTGAATGGTTTAATAATGGCTTCAATTTTTTTCATAGCAACTACTCATCATAAATTGTGGGAATAGGAACACGCTTGTGCTGGGTACGTTGATAAATATAAAGAAGTTTCTCATCGACATCCGCTGACACTGATTTTCCCTCTAGAAAATCGTCAATTTGGTCGTAGGTCATTCCCAGCGCTTGTTCATCTGCTTTTTGCGGCGATAGCGACTCTAAGTCCGCTGTGGGTGCTTTGGTGATAATATTGTGAGGCGCCCCCAAATGCGCTGCAACTTGCCTCACTTGACGCTTACTTAATCCAAACAATGGCGCAAGATCACAGGCACCATCGCCATACTTAGTATAAAACCCTGTTATATTTTCTGCTGAATGATCTGTGCCCAACACTAAGCCATCCACTAAACCGGCAATTTCGTATTGAATAACCATGCGTGTACGGGCTTTAACGTTACCTTTGACGAAATCAACTTTTGCGTCACTGTCAGGAAGCAGCCCAGTGTTTGCTAGCGCTTCAGTGGTAGAGGTATGAATCGCGTCAGCACCTGGCTGCACATTTACCGTTACCGACTGGCTAGGCTGAATAAAGTCGATAGATGCTTGGGCATCCTGTTCATCGGCTTGCGTGTCATACGGAAGGCGAACAGCAATAAACTGGTAGTTTTCGTGTTTTTCTTCGTTTAGCTCGTTTACGGCCAATTGCGCTAACCGCCCCAATGTACAAGAGTCAATGCCACCGCTAATACCTAGCACAAGGGCATTTAACCCTGAGGCCAGAAGTTGTTTTTTAATAAACGAGACTCGACGAGCAACCTCAAAGGCTACATCAATGTCAGGCAGCACTTTCATTTCTTCAATAACTGCTTGTTTTTGCATCATAATATCCACGTTGTTTGTAGGCGTCCTGAGATATGAGTTTACGATAAACTAAGGCTAGATGTTAGTGTTATTCGTGGGTTTACTATTGCCAATAACCTAATATTATCATCACGTTCCATGCTTAGTATTACGGATGATGCTTACCTTCCGATTACTATACCCTATTCTAACAGGATTAGTTTACTCTACACGGTATGCTATGCAACGCTTCTATTTAAGCGATAGCGGCGTCAATAATCAATGTTAATTAAGGTTATGTAATTTACTGTGTCTTATCCAGCTTTGTTTGCCAGCCCCCGCAAGCATAAGGGCCTCACACTACTTGAGATGCTCATTGCCATTGCTATTTTAGCCATTTTAGTGGCCACGGTTACCCCTAGCGTGTCGAATATACTTACGCAAAACCGTATTACCTCAGACGTCAACCGCCTTAGCGCCTTGGCACAACACGCCAGATTTACCGCCATCAACGAGCAGCTTACCGTTACGCTTTGCGCCACCACCGATTATATGGATTGTTCGTCTGAATGGCGCAACGCAAAGATGATATTTATTGACACCAATAGCAACAGCAAAAGAGATGATGATGAAAGGTTAATTGCCACGTCAGACCCTATACACCAACGCAATGTTATCAGTGGTGTGACTGACCCTATATTGTTTGCGCAAGAGGGTAGCAGCAGTATCCGTACTACCATTACCTTATGTCCAGACAACCAAGATACCACGTTTGCAACAGCGCTACTGATTGCCCTACACGGTAGAATTTCCATCGCCATAGATAGCAACGACGACGGAATAAAAGAAGATCTTAGTGGCGACGAGTTAACCTGCGAATAAACATTCCCGCTAGAGAGTACACGATTATCGCCAGCATGCTAAAGGTTCGGTCGCTAGCGAAGTAACCGTAAGTTTTCTACACGCTTCCTCTTCACTTAAAAATAACAGGGTGGCAGTAATAGAATAGTCCCCTGCACTGGCTTCGTCCTCAGTAACACTGACGCTCCCATTGTCAAACACCGGCAATTGCGATAATGACCGATACGTGCCCTCGTTCATAACAAAGTAGGCCTGTTGAATTTGTATATTTAACAGATACGTCATAACTTGATACCGCAGAGCACTTTCGCGCTGAGCTTGATAGCTGGGTACGGCGACAGACAGCAATATGCCCACTAACGCCATTACCACCAGCAGCTCTAACAGGCTATACCCATAGCGTATTGTCACGCATTCATACTTATTCACACCCATAGTACAGCTTCCTTCTTTCCGTATTTTATTTATGCTCAATTTATCAATGACTGAACACGCTAATAACCGGACAAAAGCATGGTTTTCTTTTTTCAACGCGGGGCAAGCTTAATGGAAAGTATGATATGCGTGGCCTTAATGGGCCTAATGACAACCCTGGCTGCCCCTTCCTTTCTTCATTGGAAAAAGCAAACTGAGTTTGTTGGCGCAATTCAGCATAGCCACTTGTTTATTCAGCATGCGAGAAGCTACGCACTGAGTCATAGACGCAAGGTTTATCTCTCTTTCGATCCCAGCCAATCAGGCTGTATTGGGCTGTCTACGCAGGGTGCCTGCGATTGCCATGCCAGCGATGCATGCCAATTAGATAATCAAACCTACCAACTCTCTTTATCCCAGCTAAGCGCCACCCTGACCCTTAGCAGCAAAAAGGTTACTACCATCAGTTTTGATGGCATTCATGGATTGGGCTTTTCTCTGGCATTGACGCTATTTGTTTCAAACTCGTCCCACAACGGCAAAATCGTGCTCAGTAATTTTGGACGAGCTCGTTTTTGCGCAGATTCTAATGAATTAACGCATCGTGGAGTGCCCCAGTGTTAAGACGCAATGGATTTACGCTTGTGGAGCTTATGCTCTCTGTAGCCATAGGGGCAGCATTCCTGACTTCTGCCATCACGTTTATGCTTACGCTGGGACATTCTATGTATCAAATACAGCAACAACTCACCCTAGAAAGCGAGCTTAGGCTATTAACCCAAACGTTGACGCTGCAACTTTCCCGCGCAGGCTATGTGGCGAGCTCCCACGATACATCTACGTTAGTTAATCAGCTAGCCCTCAACGGTACTTTGGCCAACATTCACGTGGGGCATCACCCTAATGCGCCTCAACACTCCTGTGTGCTTTTCGCTTACGATAAAAATAAAGATGGCGCTATTTCCTTAGCCTCGCCATCAGAACATTTTGGGTTTCGCCTGAATAACAAAGCGTTAGAGTTTAGAGTAGCGGGGAAATCCTGCGAAGCCAGCGGGTGGCACGACATTACCGATACCCGTAAAACGTATGTGTCAGCGTTTGAAATAAAACCCAAACAAGCGGGGCAGCCAGCATGGGTAGTGACTCTCACCTTACAATCTGCCCAACAAGCAGGGCTAACATCGAGCCGCACTTTTTTAATAAGCGCAACCAATGCACACCCGTTTTAATCCACTCCCCCAAGAAAAAGGAGCTGTAGCCCTCGCAACCATGGGCATATTGCTCAGTATTGTGAGCCTGTCGCTATGGGTAGTGAGCCAACGGTTGACCAACGAACTGCAGATGGTGAGACGTGGGCTTGTCTATAACCAGGCGTATGCTCAACTGCATGCCCGGCATGCCTCAATAGCAATGCAATTAAGAACTGCCGATATTAATACCCTGCAAAGTCTGGAGAGCGAGCAGCTAGATATCGCTTACCAAACGTTTATTAATAGCAATAATACCCGCAGTGTTCTATTCACTGTAACCCTCTCATTAGTGTCGCCGAGCCTACATATTAAACAAGATTTTTTTCGTTTCTCCAGCCTCTTCTGGTTTCCACTACAAGCCGTCACCAGCGACCAATCAAACCTCACCCAAAAGCTGTTTAATCGGGACTTCGAACCGCTTTCTGCTTCCCATTTTCAGCACATCCTAGAGGCACAAAAGCTGGGTTCACAAGAAGCGTCAAACCGCCAAGCGATGTCGAAAGAGTCAGTGATTTGGGTAGAAGGTAATTGGGAACTGCCTGACGACACTCAACTTGGTTCCCTTGACGCGCCTGTCTTAGTGATTGTAAAAAATGGCAATATT is from Alteromonas australica and encodes:
- the nadE gene encoding ammonia-dependent NAD(+) synthetase, translated to MQKQAVIEEMKVLPDIDVAFEVARRVSFIKKQLLASGLNALVLGISGGIDSCTLGRLAQLAVNELNEEKHENYQFIAVRLPYDTQADEQDAQASIDFIQPSQSVTVNVQPGADAIHTSTTEALANTGLLPDSDAKVDFVKGNVKARTRMVIQYEIAGLVDGLVLGTDHSAENITGFYTKYGDGACDLAPLFGLSKRQVRQVAAHLGAPHNIITKAPTADLESLSPQKADEQALGMTYDQIDDFLEGKSVSADVDEKLLYIYQRTQHKRVPIPTIYDE
- a CDS encoding prepilin-type N-terminal cleavage/methylation domain-containing protein, whose product is MLRRNGFTLVELMLSVAIGAAFLTSAITFMLTLGHSMYQIQQQLTLESELRLLTQTLTLQLSRAGYVASSHDTSTLVNQLALNGTLANIHVGHHPNAPQHSCVLFAYDKNKDGAISLASPSEHFGFRLNNKALEFRVAGKSCEASGWHDITDTRKTYVSAFEIKPKQAGQPAWVVTLTLQSAQQAGLTSSRTFLISATNAHPF
- a CDS encoding GspH/FimT family pseudopilin, encoding MSYPALFASPRKHKGLTLLEMLIAIAILAILVATVTPSVSNILTQNRITSDVNRLSALAQHARFTAINEQLTVTLCATTDYMDCSSEWRNAKMIFIDTNSNSKRDDDERLIATSDPIHQRNVISGVTDPILFAQEGSSSIRTTITLCPDNQDTTFATALLIALHGRISIAIDSNDDGIKEDLSGDELTCE
- a CDS encoding type IV pilin protein, which gives rise to MGVNKYECVTIRYGYSLLELLVVMALVGILLSVAVPSYQAQRESALRYQVMTYLLNIQIQQAYFVMNEGTYRSLSQLPVFDNGSVSVTEDEASAGDYSITATLLFLSEEEACRKLTVTSLATEPLACWR
- a CDS encoding GspH/FimT family pseudopilin, whose amino-acid sequence is MESMICVALMGLMTTLAAPSFLHWKKQTEFVGAIQHSHLFIQHARSYALSHRRKVYLSFDPSQSGCIGLSTQGACDCHASDACQLDNQTYQLSLSQLSATLTLSSKKVTTISFDGIHGLGFSLALTLFVSNSSHNGKIVLSNFGRARFCADSNELTHRGVPQC